The genomic stretch CTGCCCTACACTCAACGTTTTCAAGATTACGAGGCACTTCTCTGATTTGTGCAAGATCTGTTGTTTCTACTACCGCTTTAGATAGGCTCTCCTGTACACTCGCTATTTTCCTAATAAACGGTGACTGTGTAACTAGTGATCCTGCTGCTTTACGAGCTTCTTCTGCGGGCTTAACGCCTATTTTTGTTGCTCCTCTCGTGATCGGTTTGTCCTGCTCTTCAAAGTTTTTAGACAGCGCTGATTGTCGTCGTATCCAACTGTCCGCAGGTTTGATTTTTCGTCTCCTAACAGGAGATGTCTTCATTTCATTGTCAGACTCTGGAGCCTCAATATCTATCGCATCAATGTCAGTTGCCTCAACTATCGTTTGTTCCTCGCTAACGTCGGCAACTGCAGGTTCACAATTGCCTCCTTCAGTCACATCACCTTGATTTGTTTTTGCCTTGTCCTCGTTTACGTTGGAAACTGCGGGTTCACATTGGTCTGCTTCTTCCATTCCCACATCATTTTGATTTGCCTTTTCTACTAGACTTCCCTCCTCCAACTGATGCCCCTCCTCCAACTGATGCTGTTCAGAAGTCAATGGCGTCTCGTTTGGGCCAAACCGCTGCATGGTCTCTCTAGCCAGTTGTTGTGGGTCTACATGTGGTTCTTCCTCCTCTGGAATATCTGGTTCCGCTTCCAAATCGTCCACTAGATCTTCCGTGTCTTCCCCTTCCCCttgttgctgtctgtttagttCGTCAGCACTCACTTGTGCAAACTGTACAACCCCGTCTGCATCGCGGTACTTGATGAATCCAATAGCTCCCGTGTTTTCCGTTGACGCACGTATtactttgtcttctttctttggcTGTTCCTTTGATTTTCGTCTTCCAAATTTTGGAAAGCGTTTTTTGGTGCTTTCAGGTTTCCTAGCGGATGATCTCTTTCTTGGTCTGGTATCGATTTTGAACGTTTCGGCTCCAGGCGACTGCGTTCGCATGAAAACGTCAGTGTCCTTGAGAACATCCACGTCTGATTCGGTCTCTCTAGACGTTGCAGAAACAACAGAGTCTCTCGTTGCAATATACGACACGGAGAGAGATTTCGTTGTTCTTGTTCTCGTATTCCCTTCTGCTGACGTGGTGTCAATTTTCTCAGCTACCGATGGTTTTGTCTCGTTTGTCGTTTGCGACCTCGTTTCTTTCCGAGTCTGTAGCGCCTCACCCGTGCTAAGCGCATGCAACGACCGTGTGCCTACCTTTTCGTCATTGGTCGTTTCGATCGGGTCTACTGTTGATTCCCTTGTTGAAGCTACTACAAAAACGCCTGAATCTCTGCCCAATTCGTTTAGAGACGTCTCAGACGGTGGACGATCGTGTTTCAAACCTCTGTGACTTTGCGGTGTTGAAGTTCCCATGCCTGTGAAATTCCAGTTGCTGCTGATCATATTCTTGGCCATTCTTGAGATATTCTCCATCCACCGTCTGCAGTCTTCGCTGGCTTCTGTATACAGATAGAAAACACGCGTAGCAGTCACTAATCCAAAACAGTTCTCACTCGGCACTCGTCTAGGGAAAGAGCAGTCGCACGCTTCTGCTCCTCGTCTCACGTCGTAACACTGAGATGTAACATTGACTACAAATTTGGGGTTTTCTTTACGAGAATGTTTCTCAGAGTCGTGGTACATCAACGTGCCATCTGTGTAGAGTGTCCAGTACCTGGGTAGCCAACGTCCAATGCCTTTGCGAGTCCTTTTCGTGATTCGGCCACGTTGAATAACAACAGGCTGCGTCTTCGGCAGATTGCCGTTGTGAGACATGTCCTCCACAACAGTGAAATACGACCTGTGACAAGTTCGTAAACAAAATCGTTTGCGAAATTAAAC from Corticium candelabrum chromosome 21, ooCorCand1.1, whole genome shotgun sequence encodes the following:
- the LOC134196740 gene encoding uncharacterized protein LOC134196740; the encoded protein is MSHNGNLPKTQPVVIQRGRITKRTRKGIGRWLPRYWTLYTDGTLMYHDSEKHSRKENPKFVVNVTSQCYDVRRGAEACDCSFPRRVPSENCFGLVTATRVFYLYTEASEDCRRWMENISRMAKNMISSNWNFTGMGTSTPQSHRGLKHDRPPSETSLNELGRDSGVFVVASTRESTVDPIETTNDEKVGTRSLHALSTGEALQTRKETRSQTTNETKPSVAEKIDTTSAEGNTRTRTTKSLSVSYIATRDSVVSATSRETESDVDVLKDTDVFMRTQSPGAETFKIDTRPRKRSSARKPESTKKRFPKFGRRKSKEQPKKEDKVIRASTENTGAIGFIKYRDADGVVQFAQVSADELNRQQQGEGEDTEDLVDDLEAEPDIPEEEEPHVDPQQLARETMQRFGPNETPLTSEQHQLEEGHQLEEGSLVEKANQNDVGMEEADQCEPAVSNVNEDKAKTNQGDVTEGGNCEPAVADVSEEQTIVEATDIDAIDIEAPESDNEMKTSPVRRRKIKPADSWIRRQSALSKNFEEQDKPITRGATKIGVKPAEEARKAAGSLVTQSPFIRKIASVQESLSKAVVETTDLAQIREVPRNLENVECRAGKLTPSEWKRGGASTDKLVKEIMRLGQTNSCGQYEVRHGILRKEAASCIGNLSATLRTAKRLRMVTYNGELLLQGVHDSVVITLPQQRLSTASAEATTEH